From one Lotus japonicus ecotype B-129 chromosome 3, LjGifu_v1.2 genomic stretch:
- the LOC130744679 gene encoding uncharacterized protein LOC130744679 encodes MKANKSITQTNDLHIDDEELKNLCLIEIEKFLQENGRSLKEFPCLPYPKFTEAYNFENRFVADELNYNKDEMLKIHEELVCCLTLEQDGVYKNVLNVVLSDNGGFFFLYGFGGTEKTYVWNTLSAALRSRGFIVLNVASSGIASLLLPGGRTAHSRFSILISINEISTCNLRQGSPKAESLKKASLIIWDEAPMLNKHCFEALDRSLNDIMKTRSTYGYDIPFGGKVVYLSCDTSRRSDEDSGVNAEWFTSEFLNDYKCSGIPKHQIKLKVGVPIMLIRNIDQVAGLCNGTRMIVNVLTKYIIVATVLNGNTMGETTFIPRMSLTPSNADIRFKFQRRQFPVTFVLQ; translated from the exons ATGAAAGCCAACAAGTCAATCACACAGACAAATG ATCTGCAtatagatgatgaagaattaaagaacCTATGTTTGATAGAGATTGAAAAGTTTCTTCAAGAAAATGGAAGGTCACTGAAGGAATTTCCATGTTTGCCATATCCTAAATTTACTGAAGcgtataattttgaaaatagattcGTTGCAGATGAGTTGAATTACAATAAAGATGAAATGCTTAAGATTCATGAAGAATTGGTTTGTTGCCTTACTTTAGAGCAAGATGGagtttataaaaatgttttgaatGTTGTATTATCTGATAATGGGggattcttttttctatatggttttggaggaaCTGAAAAAACATATGTTTGGAACACCTTATCTGCTGCTTTGCGTTCAAGGGGCTTTATTGTGTTAAATGTCGCATCCAGCGGAATAGCATCGCTGTTGTTACCCGGAGGTAGAACTGCTCATTCCAGGTTCTCTAttcttatttcaataaatgaaATATCAACCTGTAATCTTCGTCAAGGTTCCCCAAAAGCTGAATCATTGAAAAAAGCAAGCCTAATTATTTGGGATGAAGCACCTATGTTGAACAAACATTGCTTTGAAGCTTTGGACAGATCTCTAAATGACATTATGAAGACTAGATCTACTTATGGTTATGACATTCCATTCGGAGGGAAAGTTGTG TATTTGAGTTGTGATACTTCACGCAGGTCCGATGAAGATTCGGGTGTCAATGCGGAATGGTTTACAtctgaattcttaaatgattacaAATGTTCCGGAATTCCAAAGCATCAAATTAAACTAAAAGTCGGTGTCCCTATCATGCTCATTCGAAACATTGATCAAGTTGCAGGGTTGTGTAATGGCACTCGAATGATAGTCAACGTTttaacaaaatatataattgttgctactGTTCTAAACGGAAACACGATGGGAGAAACAACCtttattccaaggatgagcttAACTCCATCTAATGCTGACATTCGATTCAAATTCCAGCGCAGACAATTCCCTGTTACTtttgttttgcaatga